Part of the Vigna angularis cultivar LongXiaoDou No.4 chromosome 1, ASM1680809v1, whole genome shotgun sequence genome, ACAATTTTCTGAAAATTGCAAAATACAAATCCTTTCACAATACTCTGAATTGAATGCAAGATTTCTCAACCTCAAGTAATTAGCTTGGTGTACTTTGATCTAGGCAGGTCAAATATGGTTCTCCTACAAAACACccaattaacttttttttccctcttttttttttctaaagatagttcagttttttttaatgtgaatAACCAACTACTTGTATTTGGATTTTGTCAAGAATGTTAGCATTTAGTCATCTTACGGAATATGGAAATGAACAAACTCGTATTCTGCACAGCAAAACTTAGATTTGTTGTTCTCATTTTCAGGTGAAGTGGTTGGTATTTCTATTGTAGTCCTAATGGCTTTGTTCAGCATACAACGGTTTGGTACCGGTAAAGTGGGTTTCTTGTTTGCCCCTATACTTGCCTTATGGTTCTTTTCTCTGGGTTCTATTGGAGTATATAATATACTTAAGTATGATATCACTGTTCTGAGAGCATTCAATCCAGCTTATatctattttttcttcaagagAAATGGTAAAGCTGCATGGTCATCTCTTGGTGGTTGCGTTCTGTGCATTACAGGTAATATCTTTTTGTCATTCCCATGACTTCATCCTGTAGGTATTGGATTTGATTGCCGTAATATTTGGGCATATTTAATTGTCAACATGGACTTGAATGGCCCTATGAACTTGACCTTTACTTGTTCCTGGATCTAATTAGGGTGTTTGCAGTAATGACCATATTGTTCATTTTCATATTGAGTTTTCTCTTGGAGTTTAGCATTATGATTTATGAGCCAGTAGATGAGATCATAGGTATACGTGGTTCATTTACCATACTTGATAGGATATGTTATTGTAAAATACCTTTGAGGACAAGCACTTGTGTGCAAGGCGCATGTAAAACTTGGTGCAGAGACTCCTACTCCCTTTCCCAAAATCTCACTTTGTCTCTAAAACACTTGCACAAAGATGTATCACATAAACGCTTAAAAGACAAAGTGTGGATATCAGGTTTAATGGCAATGCAGTGGTTACTTGGACTTGAAAATGAATGCTAGTTGGTTATGAATGTTCTTTTCTTTCAAGATAATTTACTCTCAGGTGAGcatttttgtttgttcttgCAATTTAAGTCTGGCTTCtagcaaaaaaaattgaagctaTTTACATGATCTGAAAATACCACattttcattttgagttttttcCATATTCAGAATTCATTTTTGTTCTTCTCAATGAGAAGTTCATACCTTAAGGGCAAGGTGACAAAAGTTATAGAACTTGCTTGTGTATTTCTCTGCAGGTGCGGAAGCAATGTTTGCGGATTTGGGTCATTTTTCTGTACCCGCAATACAGGTCTGTGAATCctcattttgtttctttttaatgaGCAAACTATTAATTTGGTGTTGTTAGGTAGcttatagttatttaaatttccTCTCTTAAACCTCTTGTACAATTTCTTGTGCAGATTGCCTTCACATGCGTGGTATTTCCCTGTCTCCTCCTTGCTTATATGGGCCAAGCGGCTTTTTTGACAAAGAACCCAAGTTCTTATTCAAGCGTATTCTACAAGTCTGTTCCAGGTGATATTTGTTGATTCAATGACTTCTTATGTTAAAACTATAATTAAGATAGTTTTGTTATGTATAGTAATTGTGATGATACCTGCTGTTTGTGCTTTCTGTGAATCAGAGAGTCTGTTCTGGCCAGTGTTTGTGATAGCCACACTTGCTGCTATGATTGCCAGCCAAGCAATGATATCTGCTACGTTTTCGTGCATAAAGCAATCTATGGCTTTGGGATGCTTCCCCAGGCTGAAGATAATTCACACCTCAAAAAAGTTCATGGGTCAAATTTATATCCCCGTAGTTAATTGGTTTCTGATGATCATGTGCATAGTTGTGGTTTCCATATTTCAAAGCACAACTGATATAGCGAATGCATATGGTTAGTGTCTCTCATCTCAATTTTCTTGAAGTAATCTTTTTTTCTAGGTTTTTGCTTTTGGATCTGGGATGACAACTGGTATACTATGACTCCGAGAAGGATTAACATCTCGTGTCTTCAATAAACTAAAtgggttagaaaaaaaaacttgaaagcTGAACATGACAGGATTTATTGTACACCAGAATTGAAAGGAGAATGTGGTGGATGTAAAAAGGATTTAGGATAAGATTTTATCCCGAACATTAATACTTTGTAAGAACTTTTGAAAGATAAGATCGTGCTGTTGTAGCGTTTCAAAAGCCAACTTGCACTTTGATGTTGTTATGAACCAAATATTCTTAAGCAGTTAAGTGTATCTATACTAAATGGATTTTAATGTCATTGTTGCAGGCATTGCTGAAGTTGGTGTCATGATGGTCAGCACCATCTTGGTGACCCTTGTAATGGTTTTAATTTGGCAGACTAACTTGCTTTTCGCATTGTGTTTCTGTCTTGGATTTGGTTCAGTAGAGTTAATTTACATGTCTTCTGTCCTATCCAAAATCTTTGAGGGTGGCTGGCTTCCACTTGCCTTTGCTACCCTTTTCCTATCTGTGATGTACACTTGGAACTATGGTAGTGTATTGAAGTACCGAAGTGAAGTTAGAGAGAAGGTTTCAGTGGACACAATGCTTGAGCTTGGCTCCAATCTCGGAACAGTAAGAGTGCCAGGTGTAGGATTGCTGTATAACGAGCTTGTGCAGGGCATTCCCTCCATTTTTTTGCAGTTCTTGCTGAACCTTCCAGCTCTTCACTCAACTATAGTTTTTGTCTGCATTAAATATGTCCCAATCCCAGTGGTTCCTCAAGAAGAAAGATTTCTATTTCGAAGAGTTTGCCCCAAAGATTACCACATATTCCGGTGTGTTGCCAGATATGGTTACAAAGATGTAAGGAAGGAAGATCACCAAGCATTTGAGCAACTTCTTATTGAGAGTCTTGAGAAATTCTTGAGAAGAGAAGCTCTTGAGACAGCCTTGGAGTTGGAGGGCAACTTAACTGATGAGTTGGACAGTGTCTCAGCAAATACAAGAGAATCTGATCTTCCTGTTGGTACTGGTGCTGATGAGCTTAGGATTCCACTGATGCATGATCAGAAATTAGAAGAAACAGGAACTTCTTCAGCATTGCCATCTAGTTACATGTCCTCAGATGATGATCCTGGTCTTGAATATGAGCTTTCAGCTCTTAGAGAAGCAACAGAATCAGGATTCACCTATTTGCTTGGACATGGAGATGTGAGGGCAAAGAAgaactcttttttctttaagaaactAGTGATAAATTATTTCTACACATTTCTCAGAAATAACTGCAGAGGAGGTACAGCAAACATGAGAGTACCTCACACCAATATCATTCAAGTTGGAATGACATATATGGTCTGACACGGCCATGTTCTTTTCATATTGTGCAACGCACCCTCAGGTCTGGAACTCATTGTTAttggtattttctttttctgtcaGTTTTCTTACTGTATGTGCTGGCTCACAATAGCAGTTGGTCGTTAGAAAAGCCAGCGTGTGTGATATAGCCAAGGTGGTTCACATATGAAGCTGTTTCAGAATCTGTACTTCTTTAATTGTTTCGTTTTTCGATTCATAATGTGAAGTATTAGTTCATTAATTTATATGGGCCAAACTAGTGAAATTTGAATGATGAAAAcaatgttaaatattatattagaattCTTTTACCATCTATCGTAAGTTTATCTGATTTGAATAGAATTTTCTCTCATAACGAATACATGTGATTCAGAAAAATAATGCAAGTGAACAGATAAGCATGCAAGATCTATGGATTTCGAAAATGGATTCTTTTTGATTGgaagtgtaacatcccaaaatatagcataatattatatcatagattaatcacatttaataatatgatagatcAGTTCTTCAAGAGTCAGTAAAGTATTTAACGTTacagttataaaaaataaccataaaactaaaaactttacaaCGTACCATAAGTCTAATACAAAACATAGGAaataaaccgaacggttctatTACTAGATTTAAACAAATCATCCTATACCGATTGGTTATA contains:
- the LOC108321464 gene encoding putative potassium transporter 12 — protein: MKGDRIEESSTRLLGRSSSGGSSESRWVDGSEVNWDEVPGWSRRDDGREGYGSVRRRLAKLPKRVDSFDVEAMEIAGTHAHHSKDLSFWPTLALAFKTLGVVYGDMGTSPLYVFADVFSKVPVGSDDDVLGALSLIMYTIAIIPLAKYVFIVLKANDNGEGGTFALYSLICRYANVSMLPNRQQADEYISSFKLKLPTPELERALKIKDTLEKASLLKNLIFVLVLVGASMIIGDGILTPAISVMSAISGLQDQINGFGTGEVVGISIVVLMALFSIQRFGTGKVGFLFAPILALWFFSLGSIGVYNILKYDITVLRAFNPAYIYFFFKRNGKAAWSSLGGCVLCITGAEAMFADLGHFSVPAIQIAFTCVVFPCLLLAYMGQAAFLTKNPSSYSSVFYKSVPESLFWPVFVIATLAAMIASQAMISATFSCIKQSMALGCFPRLKIIHTSKKFMGQIYIPVVNWFLMIMCIVVVSIFQSTTDIANAYGIAEVGVMMVSTILVTLVMVLIWQTNLLFALCFCLGFGSVELIYMSSVLSKIFEGGWLPLAFATLFLSVMYTWNYGSVLKYRSEVREKVSVDTMLELGSNLGTVRVPGVGLLYNELVQGIPSIFLQFLLNLPALHSTIVFVCIKYVPIPVVPQEERFLFRRVCPKDYHIFRCVARYGYKDVRKEDHQAFEQLLIESLEKFLRREALETALELEGNLTDELDSVSANTRESDLPVGTGADELRIPLMHDQKLEETGTSSALPSSYMSSDDDPGLEYELSALREATESGFTYLLGHGDVRAKKNSFFFKKLVINYFYTFLRNNCRGGTANMRVPHTNIIQVGMTYMV